The following coding sequences are from one Pongo abelii isolate AG06213 chromosome 3, NHGRI_mPonAbe1-v2.0_pri, whole genome shotgun sequence window:
- the KIAA0232 gene encoding uncharacterized protein KIAA0232 homolog isoform X4: MYPICTVVVDGLPSESSSSSYPGPVSVSEMSLLHALGPVQTWLGQELEKCGIDAMIYTRYVLSLLLHDSYDYDLQEQENDIFLGWEKGAYKKWGKSKKKCSDLTLEEMKKQAAVQCLRSASDESSGIETLVEELCSRLKDLQSKQEEKIHKKLEGSPSPEAELSPPAKDQVEMYYEAFPPLSEKPVCLQEIMTVWNKSKVCSYSSSSSSSTAPPASTDTSSPKDCNSESEVTKERSSEVPTTVHEKIQSKSKNEKENKFSNGTTEEKPALYKKQIRHKPEGKIRPRSWSSGSSEAGSSSSGNQGELKASMKYVKVRHKAREIRNKKGRNGQSRLSLKHGEKAERNIHTGSSSSSSNGSVKQLCKRGKRPLKEIGRKDPGSTEGKDLYMENRNDTEYKEEPLWYTEPIAEYFVPLSRKSKLETTYRNRQDTSDLTSEAVEELSESVHGLCISNNNLHKTYLAAGTFIDGHFVEMPAVINEDIDLTGTSLCSLPEDNKYLDDIHLSELTHFYEVDIDQSMLDPGASETMQGESRILNMIRQKSKENTDFEAECCIVLDGMELQGERAIWTDSTSSVGAEGLFLQDLGNLAQFWECCSSSSGDADGESFGGDSPVRLSPILDSTVLNSHLLAGNQELFSDINEGSGINSCFSVFEVQCSNSVLPFSFETLNLGNENTDSSANMLGKTQSRLLIWTKNSAFEENEHCSNLSTRTCSPWSHSEETRSDNETLNIQFEESTQFNAEDINYVVPRVSSSYVDEELLDFLQDETCQQNSRTLGEIPTLVFKKTSKLESVCGIQLEQKTENKNFETTQVCNESPHGDGYSSGVIKDIWTKMADTNSVATVEIERTDAELFSADVNNYCCCLDAEAELETLQEPDKAVRRSEYHLWEGQKESLEKRAFASSELSNVDGGDYTTPSKPWDVAQDKENTFILGGVYGELKTFNSDGEWAVVPPSHTKGSLLQCAASDVVTIAGTDVFMTPGNSFAPGHRQLWKPFVSFEQNDQPKSGENGLNKGFSFIFHEDLLGACGNFQVEDPGLEYSFSSFDLSNPFSQVLHVECSFEPEGIASFSPSFKPKSILCSDSDSEVFHPRICGVDRTQYRAIRISPRTHFRPISASELSPGGGSESEFESEKDEANIPIPSQVDIFEDPQADLKPLEEDAEKEGHYYGKSELESGKFLPRLKKSGMEKSAQTSLDSQEESTGILSVGKQNQCLECSMNESLEIDLESSEANCKIMAQCEEEINNFCGCKAGCQFPAYEDNPVSSGQLEEFPVLNTDIQGMNRSQEKQTWWEKALYSPLFPASECEGVFCL; this comes from the exons GAGAATGACATCTTCCTGGGCTGGGAGAAAGGAGCttataagaaatggggaaagagtaagaaaaaatgttcagatctaactctagaagaaatgaaaaaacaggCTGCTGTCCAGTGTCTTCGATCTGCTTCTGATGAA AGCTCTGGTATCGAGACTTTAGTGGAGGAGCTCTGCTCCAGACTGAAAGACCTTCAGAGTAAGCAAG AAGAGAAGATTCACAAAAAGTTAGAGGGGTCTCCCTCTCCAGAGGCAGAATTATCCCCTCCAGCAAAGGATCAAGTGGAAAT GTACTATGAAGCATTTCCACCACTTTCTGAGAAACCAGTTTGCCTGCAAGAAATCATGACTGTGTGGAACAAGTCTAAAGTCTGTTCTTACTCTAGCTCTTCTTCATCATCCACAGCCCCACCAGCTAGCACAGATACTTCCTCTCCTAAGGACTGCAACAGTGAAAGTGAAGTCACCAAGGAAAGAAGCAGTGAAGTACCCACCACTGTGCATGAGAAAATCCAGAGCAAAAGCAAAAAcgagaaggaaaacaaatttaGTAATGGCACAACTGAAGAAAAGCCTGCCTTGTACAAAAAGCAAATCCGACATAAACCTGAAGGAAAGATTCGCCCTCGTTCATGGTCTTCTGGCTCCAGTGAAGCAGGCTCAAGTTCCAGTGGGAATCAGGGAGAATTAAAAGCATCCATGAAGTATGTTAAAGTAAGACACAAGGCACGAGAGATTCGAAACAAAAAAGGGCGGAATGGGCAAAGCAGGCTTTCTTTGAAGCATGGTGAAAAGGCTGAAAGAAACATTCATACTGGAAGTAGTAGCAGTAGCAGCAATGGTTCTGTCAAACAGCTGTGCAAGCGGGGTAAGAGACCTTTAAAAGAAATAGGGAGAAAAGATCCTGGGAGCACTGAAGGAAAAGACCTGTACATGGAGAACAGAAATGACACAGAGTATAAAGAGGAGCCCTTGTGGTACACCGAGCCAATTGCTGAATATTTTGTTCCTCTGAGCAGAAAAAGTAAACTAGAGACCACATACCGAAACAGACAAGATACAAGTGATCTGACATCAGAGGCAGTGGAAGAATTGTCTGAATCAGTGCATGGTCTTTGTATCAGCAACAATAATCTTCATAAAACATACCTCGCAGCAGGTACTTTCATTGATGGTCATTTTGTAGAAATGCCTGCAGTTATAAATGAGGATATTGACCTCACTGGGACCTCATTATGTTCTCTACCAGAGGACAATAAATACCTAGATGATATTCATCTGTCAGAATTAACGCACTTCTATGAAGTGGATATTGATCAATCCATGTTGGATCCTGGTGCCTCAGAAACAATGCAAGGAGAAAGTCGGATTTTGAATATGATTCgacaaaaaagcaaagagaacacAGATTTTGAGGCAGAATGTTGCATAGTGTTAGATGGTATGGAGTTGCAAGGGGAACGTGCAATATGGACAGATTCTACCAGCTCCGTAGGTGCTGAGGGCTTATTCCTGCAGGACCTTGGCAATCTGGCTCAGTTTTGGGAGTGCTGTTCATCCAGCTCCGGTGATGCTGATGGGGAGAGTTTTGGAGGAGACTCTCCAGTTAGACTCTCTCCCATCTTAGACAGCACAGTGCTCAATTCACACCTGCTTGCTGGCAATCAAGAGCTCTTTTCAGATATTAATGAAGGATCTGGTATAAACTCTTGTTTTTCAGTGTTTGAAGTGCAATGCAGTAATTCTgttttaccattttcttttgaaacactcaacTTGGGAAATGAAAATACAGATTCTAGTGCTAATATGCTTGGGAAAACACAGTCTAGATTGCTAATATGGACCAAAAATAGTGCCTTTGAAGAAAATGAACACTGTTCTAATCTTTCAACAAGAACTTGTAGTCCATGGTCCCATTCAGAAGAAACACGTTCAGACAATGAAACATTAAATATTCAGTTTGAAGAATCCACACAGTTTAATGCCGAAGATATTAATTATGTAGTTCCTAGAGTCTCGTCAAGTTATGTAGATGAAGAACTTCTAGATTTTTTGCAAGATGAAACTTGCCAGCAAAACAGTAGAACTTTAGGTGAGATTCCTACATTAGTTTTCAAAAAAACATCTAAACTAGAATCCGTCTGTGGTATTCAGCtagaacaaaaaacagaaaacaaaaattttgaaacTACACAAGTATGTAATGAAAGTCCACATGGAGATGGCTACAGCTCAGGGGTTATTAAAGACATTTGGACAAAGATGGCAGACACAAATTCTGTGGCTACAGTAGAAATAGAAAGAACTGATGCTGAGTTGTTTTCGGCAGATGTAAATAACTACTGCTGCTGTCTAGATGCTGAAGCTGAACTGGAGACCCTTCAGGAGCCTGATAAGGCTGTGCGGCGGTCAGAGTACCATCTGTGGGAGGGACAGAAAGAGAGCCTGGAGAAAAGAGCATTTGCTTCTAGTGAGCTATCAAACGTGGATGGTGGTGATTATACAACACCCTCTAAACCCTGGGATGTAGCCCAAGATAAAGAAAACACATTCATTCTTGGAGGAGTTTATGGAGAACTCAAAACCTTCAATAGTGATGGGGAATGGGCGGTCGTACCACCTAGTCACACAAAAGGAAGTCTGTTACAGTGTGCAGCTTCTGATGTTGTGACAATAGCTGGTACAGATGTCTTTATGACCCCAGGAAACAGTTTTGCTCCTGGGCACAGGCAGTTATGGAAACCCTTCGTGTCATTTGAACAGAATGATCAGCCGAAGAGTGGGGAAAATGGGTTAAATAAgggattttcttttatcttccatGAAGACTTACTAGGAGCTTGTGGCAACTTTCAAGTCGAAGATCCTGGACTTGAAtactcattttcttcctttgactTAAGCAATCCATTTTCACAAGTTCTTCATGTAGAATGCTCATTTGAACCTGAAGGGATTGCATCTTTCAGCCCCAGTTTTAAACCGAAATCAATCCTCTGTTCTGATTCAGACAGTGAAGTGTTTCACCCCAGGATATGTGGTGTTGACAGAACACAATACAGGGCTATTCGGATCTCTCCTAGGACTCACTTTCGCCCAATTTCTGCATCCGAACTGTCCCCAGGAGGAGGAAGCGAGTCAGAATTTGAGTCTGAGAAAGATGAAGCAAATATTCCCATTCCTTCTCAAGTTGATATATTCGAAGATCCGCAGGCAGATCTCAAACCTCTGGAAGAAGATGCAGAGAAAGAAGGCCATTACTATGGAAAATCAGAGCTTGAGTCTGGAAAATTCCTTCCCAGGTTAAAAAAATCTGGGATGGAAAAGAGTGCTCAGACATCACTGGATTCCCAGGAGGAATCAACTGGGATTCTGTCAGTAGGAAAGCAAAATCAGTGTTTGGAATGTAGCATGAATGAATCCCTGGAAATAGATTTAGAAAGCTCAGAAGCAAATTGTAAAATAATGGCACAATGCGAGgaagaaattaataatttttgtggTTGCAAAGCAGGTTGTCAGTTTCCTGCTTATGAAGATAATCCAGTTTCTTCGGGACAGCTGGAAGAG